One genomic segment of Acanthopagrus latus isolate v.2019 chromosome 14, fAcaLat1.1, whole genome shotgun sequence includes these proteins:
- the LOC119032894 gene encoding basic proline-rich protein-like has product MIELTNQSPPSSGPPSTGPPSSGPPSTGPPSSGPPSTGPPSSGPPSTGPPSSGPPSSGPPSSGPPSTGPPSSGPPSTGPPSSGPPSSGPPSTRPPSSGPLSSGPPSTGPPSSGPPSTGPPSSGPPSSGPPSTGPPSSGPPSTGLPSTGPPSTGPPSSGPPSTGPPSSGPPSTGPPSSGPPSSGPPSSGPPSTGPPSSGPPSTGPPSSGPPSSGPPSTGPPSSGPPSTGPPSSGPPSSGPPSTRPPSSGPLSSGPPSTGPPSSGPPSTGPPSSGPPSSGPPSTRPPSSGPLSSGPPSTGPPSSGPPSTRPPSSGPLSSGPPSTGPPSSGPPSTRPPSSGPLSSGPPSTGPPSSGPPSTRPPSTGPPSSGPPSTGPPSSGPPSTGPPSSGPPSSGPPSTGPPSSGPPSSGPPSTGPPSSGPPSTGPPVSL; this is encoded by the exons ATGattgagctgaccaatcaga GTCCACCGTCCTCAGGTCCGCCCTCTACAGGTCCACCGTCCTCAGGTCCGCCCTCTACAGGTCCACCGTCCTCAGGTCCGCCCTCTACAGGTCCACCGTCCTCCGGTCCACCTTCTACAGGTCCACCGTCTTCAGGTCCACCGTCTTCAGGTCCACCGTCCTCAGGTCCACCTTCTACAGGTCCACCGTCTTCAGGTCCACCTTCTACAGGTCCACCGTCTTCAGGTCCACCGTCCTCAGGTCCACCTTCTACACGTCCACCGTCTTCAGGTCCACTGTCCTCAGGTCCACCTTCTACAGGTCCACCGTCTTCAGGTCCACCTTCTACAGGTCCACCGTCTTCAGGTCCACCGTCCTCAGGTCCACCTTCTACAGGTCCACCGTCCTCAGGTCCGCCCTCTACAGGTCTGCCCTCTACAGGTCCGCCCTCTACAGGTCCACCGTCCTCAGGTCCGCCCTCTACAGGTCCACCGTCCTCCGGTCCACCTTCTACAGGTCCACCGTCTTCAGGTCCACCGTCTTCAGGTCCACCGTCCTCAGGTCCACCTTCTACAGGTCCACCGTCTTCAGGTCCACCTTCTACAGGTCCACCGTCTTCAGGTCCACCGTCCTCAGGTCCACCTTCTACAGGTCCACCGTCTTCAGGTCCACCTTCTACAGGTCCACCGTCTTCAGGTCCACCGTCCTCAGGTCCACCTTCTACACGTCCACCGTCTTCAGGTCCACTGTCCTCAGGTCCACCTTCTACAGGTCCACCGTCTTCAGGTCCACCTTCTACAGGTCCACCGTCTTCAGGTCCACCGTCCTCAGGTCCACCTTCTACACGTCCACCGTCTTCAGGTCCACTGTCCTCAGGTCCACCTTCTACAGGTCCACCGTCTTCAGGTCCACCTTCTACACGTCCACCGTCTTCAGGTCCACTGTCCTCAGGTCCACCTTCTACAGGTCCACCGTCTTCAGGTCCACCTTCTACACGTCCACCGTCTTCAGGTCCACTGTCCTCAGGTCCACCTTCTACAGGTCCACCGTCTTCAGGTCCACCTTCTACACGTCCACCTTCTACAGGTCCACCGTCTTCAGGTCCACCTTCTACAGGTCCACCGTCTTCAGGTCCACCTTCTACAGGTCCACCGTCTTCAGGTCCACCGTCCTCAGGTCCACCTTCTACAGGTCCACCGTCTTCAGGTCCACCGTCCTCAGGTCCACCTTCTACAGGTCCACCGTCTTCAGGTCCACCTTCTACAGGTCCACCTGTGTCTTTGTGA